The Hymenobacter sp. DG01 genome has a segment encoding these proteins:
- a CDS encoding PQQ-dependent sugar dehydrogenase, translating into MKYLNTLLIGSFLCSAQALGQTAPTLTTFPVGATTVTVSALATGLQVPWELVWGPDNFIWMTERGGRISRVDPTSGQVTVLTTLPDVATSSEGGLLGMVLHPDFATSPYVYVVYNYNDNGYKEKLVRLTYANGALGSPQVLLGDIPAVSTHSGSRLLILPDRTLLMTTGDAQNRPSAQDRASLNGKILRLNLDGTIPADNPMAGNASYSFGHRNPQGLVRASNGRLYSSEHGENAEDEVNIIEANQNYGWPTVEGLCNLAAEQSFCTANNVRQPIFTWAPTVGVAGITYYDHPAIPGWRNSLLAATLRGNKLTQIPLNAAGTTAGEGVFTLTSFGRLRAICVSPQGRVYVSTSNRDGRATPGASDDQILVLENRAFVPTSTTARRTSQLNLWPNPARHAVTLQRPTPASATSPVQVHDALGRTVRTAQFAAGQSSLSLPLQGLQPGFYSVKSDLGTQRLVVE; encoded by the coding sequence ATGAAATACCTGAACACGCTTCTTATTGGCAGTTTTTTATGCAGCGCCCAGGCGCTTGGCCAAACCGCTCCTACCCTGACAACCTTTCCGGTGGGTGCTACCACGGTTACGGTTTCGGCCCTGGCTACGGGCCTGCAGGTTCCGTGGGAGCTGGTATGGGGCCCCGATAACTTTATCTGGATGACGGAGCGCGGCGGCCGTATCAGTCGCGTTGACCCCACCTCCGGCCAGGTAACAGTGCTTACTACCCTGCCCGATGTGGCTACTTCCTCCGAAGGCGGCCTGCTGGGCATGGTGCTCCACCCCGATTTTGCTACCTCGCCCTACGTGTATGTGGTGTATAACTACAACGACAATGGTTACAAGGAAAAGCTGGTGCGCCTGACCTACGCCAACGGCGCGCTGGGTAGCCCCCAGGTGTTGCTGGGCGATATTCCGGCCGTGAGTACCCACAGCGGCTCCCGTCTGCTCATCCTCCCCGACCGCACCCTGCTCATGACCACCGGCGACGCCCAGAATCGTCCGTCGGCCCAGGACCGGGCTTCCCTCAACGGCAAAATCCTGCGCCTGAACCTTGATGGCACCATTCCGGCCGACAACCCCATGGCTGGTAACGCCAGCTACAGCTTTGGGCACCGCAACCCACAGGGGCTGGTGCGCGCCAGCAACGGCCGCCTCTACAGCTCGGAGCACGGCGAAAACGCCGAGGATGAAGTAAACATCATCGAGGCTAACCAGAACTACGGCTGGCCTACCGTGGAAGGCCTTTGCAACCTTGCTGCCGAGCAGTCGTTCTGCACGGCCAACAACGTGCGGCAGCCCATTTTCACCTGGGCTCCCACCGTAGGGGTAGCTGGCATCACTTACTACGACCACCCCGCCATTCCGGGCTGGCGCAACAGTTTGCTGGCGGCTACCCTGCGCGGCAACAAGCTCACCCAGATTCCGCTGAACGCGGCGGGTACCACGGCCGGTGAGGGCGTGTTTACACTTACCTCGTTCGGGCGGCTCCGGGCCATCTGCGTTTCGCCGCAGGGCCGGGTGTACGTGAGCACCAGCAACCGCGACGGCCGCGCTACCCCTGGCGCTTCCGACGACCAGATTCTGGTGCTGGAAAATCGGGCCTTCGTGCCGACCTCCACCACGGCCCGCCGCACCAGTCAGCTCAACCTCTGGCCTAACCCCGCCCGCCACGCCGTAACCCTGCAGCGCCCTACCCCCGCCAGCGCGACCAGCCCCGTACAGGTCCACGATGCCCTGGGCCGGACGGTACGCACCGCGCAATTCGCGGCCGGCCAGTCCAGCCTTTCCCTACCCCTCCAAGGCCTGCAACCCGGCTTCTACTCCGTGAAATCAGACCTGGGGACGCAACGATTGGTAGTAGAATAG
- a CDS encoding GNAT family N-acetyltransferase: protein MYTVSTDPHRLDIPLIHRYLAEGSYWATNIPLETVERAIANSLCFGVYGPDGEQVAFARVITDRATFAWLCDVFVLPEFQGQGISKQLMREVWSHPDIRDVRRQMLATLDAHGLYEQFGFRPIANPERYMEVKRSNPYGVPTGN, encoded by the coding sequence ATGTATACCGTCAGCACCGATCCTCACCGCCTGGATATTCCCCTGATTCACCGCTACCTGGCCGAGGGCTCGTACTGGGCTACCAACATCCCGCTGGAAACCGTAGAGCGGGCCATTGCCAACTCCCTCTGCTTTGGCGTGTATGGCCCCGATGGCGAGCAGGTGGCCTTCGCCCGCGTCATTACCGACCGGGCCACCTTCGCCTGGCTCTGCGACGTGTTTGTGCTACCCGAGTTTCAGGGGCAGGGCATCAGTAAGCAGCTGATGCGGGAAGTCTGGAGCCACCCCGATATTCGGGATGTGCGTCGCCAAATGCTGGCTACCTTAGATGCGCACGGCCTCTACGAGCAGTTCGGCTTCCGCCCAATAGCTAACCCTGAGCGGTACATGGAGGTAAAACGGAGCAACCCCTACGGCGTCCCAACCGGCAACTAG
- a CDS encoding family 43 glycosylhydrolase — MLLRKLPHFLSVLACLVGGSALAQNPFITNQFTADPTARVFGDKVYVYPSHDIPAAPGRGRAGWFVMEDYHVFSSANLTDWTDHGVIITQNKVPWVKPNSYSMWAPDCVFRNGKYYFYFPSTPKDTTNVKGFTIGVAVSDSPTGPFVPQPLPIKGVRGIDPNVIIDKDGQAYLYWSEGHIYGAKLKENMLELASEPQVLGELPTQGLKEGPYVFERQGTYYLTYPHVANKTERLEYATSPTPLGPFKVQGVIMDESPTGCWTNHHSILPFKNQWYLFYHHNDLSPAFDKNRSVRLDSLFFEPDGAIRKVVPTLRGVGLTDARQKIQLDRYSQLSPGGASIAFLDTANTFQGWKTVFNGSQGWVRYNGVAFGTKPLQTVTMRVTAAAGATVQIRVDGASGPMLAQVAVPKGSRWQEVKAPLSAFKPGTHTLVVSAKTTMPVEIDWVKFD, encoded by the coding sequence ATGCTGCTTCGTAAACTACCGCATTTTCTGAGTGTACTTGCCTGCCTGGTTGGGGGTAGTGCCCTGGCGCAAAACCCGTTTATCACCAACCAGTTTACGGCTGACCCCACGGCGCGCGTATTCGGGGATAAGGTGTACGTGTACCCCTCGCACGATATTCCGGCTGCTCCGGGGCGCGGGCGCGCCGGTTGGTTTGTCATGGAAGACTACCACGTTTTCTCCTCGGCCAACCTCACCGACTGGACTGACCACGGCGTTATTATAACCCAGAATAAGGTGCCCTGGGTGAAGCCCAACAGCTACAGCATGTGGGCTCCGGACTGCGTGTTCCGCAACGGCAAGTACTACTTCTACTTCCCTTCTACCCCCAAGGACACGACCAACGTGAAGGGCTTCACCATTGGCGTAGCTGTGTCCGACAGCCCTACGGGCCCCTTCGTGCCGCAGCCACTGCCCATCAAAGGCGTGCGCGGCATCGACCCCAACGTGATAATCGACAAGGATGGGCAGGCCTACCTCTACTGGTCGGAGGGGCATATTTACGGGGCCAAGCTCAAGGAAAATATGCTGGAGCTGGCCTCCGAGCCCCAAGTGCTGGGCGAGCTGCCCACGCAGGGCCTGAAGGAGGGACCGTACGTGTTTGAGCGCCAGGGCACTTATTACTTGACCTACCCCCACGTAGCCAACAAAACCGAGCGCCTCGAATACGCCACCAGCCCTACCCCCCTGGGGCCGTTTAAAGTGCAGGGCGTGATTATGGACGAGTCGCCGACGGGCTGCTGGACCAATCACCACTCTATTCTTCCGTTCAAAAATCAGTGGTACCTGTTCTACCACCACAATGATCTGTCGCCCGCTTTCGATAAAAACCGTTCCGTGCGGCTCGACAGCCTGTTCTTCGAGCCAGATGGCGCCATCCGAAAAGTAGTCCCGACCCTGCGCGGTGTAGGCCTGACGGATGCCCGGCAGAAAATTCAGCTGGACCGTTACAGCCAGCTCAGCCCCGGCGGTGCTTCCATTGCCTTCCTAGATACGGCCAACACGTTTCAGGGCTGGAAGACGGTATTCAATGGCAGCCAGGGTTGGGTGCGGTACAATGGGGTAGCCTTTGGCACAAAGCCCCTCCAGACGGTGACCATGCGCGTAACAGCCGCGGCCGGAGCCACCGTGCAGATCAGGGTTGATGGAGCCTCTGGCCCCATGCTAGCTCAGGTTGCTGTACCGAAGGGAAGCCGCTGGCAGGAGGTGAAAGCCCCTCTATCTGCCTTTAAGCCCGGCACGCACACGCTGGTGGTATCAGCCAAAACCACCATGCCCGTTGAAATTGACTGGGTGAAATTTGATTGA
- a CDS encoding glycoside hydrolase 43 family protein, whose translation MLPLAAQEKQAQNPIVFADVPDLSMIRVGKTYYMSSTTMHMSPGVPIMKSTDLVNWQLVSYASDTLGSLDELALRNGKSTYGRGSWASSLRFHNGTYYVTTFAQTTGKTYVYSTRNIEKGPWKVASFRPSYHDHSLFFDDDGRVYLVYGAGKLRLLELTADASAVKPGATEQVLIENASAPAGPNINLQAEGSQLFKIKGKYYLFNIVWPKDGMRTVVVHRADKLMGPYEGRVALQDLGVAQGGLIDTPDGRWFSYLFRDYGAVGRIPYLVPVTWAEGWPVPGTAGKVPTTLPLPPSKGLIPGIVASDEFERRKGEPALPLVWQWNHNPENSLWSVTDRAGYLRLKTDRTDTTFLLARNTLTQRTIGPTCAGTTALDVTHLQEGDFAGLALLQKRYGLVGVEARNGAKFIVMISAESEKPVELQRLPLSQSVIHFKAECDFRERKDVATFYYSLDGKAWHPIGQPLKMAYTLPHFMGYRFGLFNYATKKAGGYADFDYFRIANPITGEKP comes from the coding sequence ATGTTGCCTTTGGCTGCGCAGGAAAAGCAGGCCCAGAACCCCATCGTCTTCGCCGATGTGCCGGACCTGTCGATGATTCGGGTGGGCAAGACCTACTACATGAGCAGCACGACCATGCACATGAGTCCGGGCGTGCCCATTATGAAGTCCACGGACCTGGTGAACTGGCAGCTGGTCAGCTACGCGTCCGACACGCTAGGCAGCCTGGATGAGCTGGCGCTCCGGAACGGCAAAAGCACTTACGGTCGGGGTTCCTGGGCCAGCAGCCTGCGGTTTCACAACGGCACGTACTACGTCACAACGTTCGCCCAAACTACCGGCAAGACCTACGTGTATTCCACCCGAAACATTGAGAAAGGTCCCTGGAAGGTCGCGTCATTCAGGCCCAGCTACCACGACCATTCCTTGTTTTTCGATGACGACGGCCGCGTGTATCTGGTGTACGGGGCGGGTAAGCTGCGGCTACTGGAACTAACGGCCGATGCCTCCGCCGTGAAGCCCGGCGCTACCGAGCAGGTACTGATTGAAAACGCCAGTGCCCCGGCCGGCCCGAATATTAATTTGCAGGCGGAAGGCTCGCAGCTCTTCAAAATCAAAGGCAAGTATTACCTCTTCAACATTGTGTGGCCCAAGGACGGCATGCGCACGGTAGTAGTGCACCGGGCCGATAAGCTGATGGGTCCCTACGAAGGCCGGGTGGCGCTGCAAGATCTGGGTGTAGCGCAAGGTGGCCTCATTGACACGCCCGACGGGCGCTGGTTTTCCTACCTGTTCCGCGACTACGGAGCCGTGGGCCGCATCCCCTACCTGGTGCCCGTGACTTGGGCCGAAGGCTGGCCCGTGCCGGGCACGGCGGGTAAGGTACCCACCACGCTACCCCTACCCCCCAGCAAAGGCCTGATTCCGGGTATCGTCGCCTCGGATGAGTTCGAGCGGCGCAAGGGTGAGCCTGCCCTACCCCTGGTGTGGCAGTGGAACCACAACCCCGAAAACTCGCTCTGGTCGGTGACGGACCGCGCCGGCTACCTGCGTCTGAAAACCGACCGCACTGATACCACCTTTCTGCTGGCCCGCAACACCCTAACCCAGCGCACCATCGGGCCCACCTGCGCCGGCACCACCGCCCTCGACGTAACTCACCTGCAGGAGGGGGATTTTGCTGGTCTAGCCTTGCTGCAAAAAAGGTACGGCCTAGTGGGAGTTGAAGCCCGCAACGGCGCGAAGTTCATTGTGATGATAAGCGCGGAATCGGAAAAGCCCGTGGAATTGCAGCGCCTACCCCTGTCGCAGTCGGTCATTCACTTCAAAGCGGAGTGCGACTTTCGGGAGCGTAAGGACGTGGCTACTTTCTATTACAGCCTCGACGGCAAGGCGTGGCACCCCATCGGGCAGCCGCTGAAAATGGCCTACACCCTGCCGCACTTTATGGGCTACCGGTTCGGGCTCTTCAACTACGCTACCAAGAAGGCCGGCGGCTACGCCGATTTCGACTACTTCCGGATTGCGAATCCGATAACAGGAGAGAAACCTTAG
- a CDS encoding glycosyl hydrolase family 8 produces MKTRFTFPHLSRVSLLLLGLLYAGLGSAAAQRAPKQASASQKGAFYTRKYPNLFREAGYSQADIDQKIAQTYQALFKGPNKVYFEVGDSMAYVSDLKNHDARTEGLSYGMMIAVQLNKKGEFDRLWRWSKKYLQHQSGPLEGYFAWSIDPTTLKRNSEGPASDGELYFITSLLFASNRWGNTTGINYYQEARRILDAMWKKDGTGDVYNLINTQHKQITFVPVGDMYNWTDPSYHVPAFMEVWAEYAKDGHEAFYRACADTSRAFLHRACRAPTGLNYDYTEFSGQPRETKWAPPAFRYDSWRVPMNIAMDYVWFGKDKAWQEQYAQRFQGFLRGKGLTTFEDQFNVDGSRPDFILPAGNVKKLRHSLGLVATSASASLIRGNTKDLDFVHALWNAKMEPYADGYFDPYYDGILYLFSLLHLSGKYQAIHPQQR; encoded by the coding sequence ATGAAAACACGCTTCACTTTCCCTCACCTTAGCCGGGTTAGCCTGTTGCTGCTGGGCCTGCTGTACGCGGGCCTGGGTAGCGCGGCTGCCCAACGCGCGCCCAAACAGGCTTCGGCCAGCCAGAAGGGGGCTTTTTACACCCGCAAGTACCCCAACTTATTTCGGGAGGCGGGTTACAGTCAGGCCGACATCGACCAGAAGATAGCCCAAACTTATCAGGCGCTTTTCAAGGGCCCCAACAAGGTGTACTTCGAGGTAGGCGATTCGATGGCCTACGTATCGGACCTGAAAAACCACGATGCCCGCACCGAAGGTCTCTCGTACGGCATGATGATAGCCGTGCAGCTGAACAAGAAAGGCGAGTTTGACCGTTTGTGGCGCTGGTCGAAAAAGTACTTACAGCACCAAAGCGGCCCCTTGGAAGGCTATTTTGCCTGGAGCATCGACCCCACTACACTGAAGCGTAACTCGGAAGGGCCGGCCTCTGATGGGGAGCTGTACTTTATTACCAGCCTGCTGTTTGCCTCCAACCGCTGGGGAAACACCACCGGCATCAATTACTACCAGGAGGCCCGCCGCATTCTGGATGCCATGTGGAAGAAAGATGGCACCGGCGACGTGTACAACCTGATTAACACCCAGCACAAGCAGATAACGTTTGTGCCCGTCGGCGACATGTACAACTGGACCGATCCGTCCTACCACGTTCCGGCCTTTATGGAGGTGTGGGCCGAGTACGCCAAGGACGGGCACGAGGCGTTTTACCGGGCCTGCGCCGATACCTCGCGGGCGTTTCTGCACCGCGCCTGCCGTGCCCCTACCGGCCTCAACTACGACTATACCGAGTTTAGCGGGCAGCCCCGGGAAACCAAGTGGGCGCCGCCTGCCTTCCGCTACGACTCTTGGCGGGTGCCCATGAATATTGCCATGGACTACGTGTGGTTTGGCAAGGACAAAGCTTGGCAGGAGCAGTACGCCCAGCGCTTTCAGGGCTTCCTGCGCGGCAAGGGGCTGACCACCTTCGAGGATCAGTTCAACGTGGATGGCTCCCGGCCCGACTTTATCCTACCCGCCGGCAACGTCAAGAAGCTGCGCCACTCCCTGGGGCTGGTAGCTACCAGCGCCTCGGCCTCCCTGATCCGGGGCAACACCAAGGACCTCGACTTTGTGCACGCTCTCTGGAACGCCAAGATGGAGCCCTACGCCGATGGCTACTTCGACCCCTACTACGACGGCATTCTGTACCTGTTCAGCCTGCTCCACCTGAGCGGAAAATACCAGGCCATTCATCCTCAGCAGCGTTAA
- a CDS encoding glycoside hydrolase family 97 protein: MRFFPLLCLLVLPLAAAQAAKPIRIKSPNGDVQVTVAVTAQGQPTYTVRYRQTELLRPSHLGLRLASADLTQGLKFKKADKQTTVTDSYQLTTDKRENCRYQANRRVLHFTGAAGAPELSVVFQVSNDGVAFQYVLEGPSQEVQRITAESTTFHLPAGAKGWLHPHAKAQTGFANTQPSYEENYQRGIAAGTPSTIGQGWSFPALFQTNGHWVLLTEAGMGRNYAGTHLAHESPDAEYGIAFPQPPEKTTPDAALLPESRLPWSTPWRVVVVGNSLAPIVESTLTTDLSAPATTPVLTEAPGKSSWSWVLMGDQNTTYDVQRRFIDYAAGMGWRYCLVDALWDKQIGYDKTQELARYARSQNVGLLVWYNSNGRWNEAPQTPTNVLFEPESRRQEFARIKQMGVAGVKIDFFGGDGQSFMNYYQDLLVDAAQAGLLVNFHGATLPRGWNRTYPNLMTMEAVKGFEFLTFDQRNTDQEATHCATLPFTRNAVGPMDFTPMAFSEIRGKERRTSNAFELALSVLFQSGIQHYAEVPEGMAAQPTYVQDFVKKLPPRWADVKLLDGFPGEYVVLARQAPGGAWYVAGINATDAPKTIQVNLSKLGLQSGTLITDGNTNRSFSTRAAGNTISVTLPAQGGFVVQP; the protein is encoded by the coding sequence ATGCGCTTCTTTCCACTGCTTTGCTTGCTGGTACTGCCCCTCGCCGCAGCCCAGGCCGCTAAGCCCATCCGTATCAAAAGCCCCAATGGGGACGTGCAGGTGACGGTAGCTGTAACCGCTCAGGGGCAGCCCACCTACACCGTGCGCTACCGCCAGACCGAGCTGCTGCGGCCCTCCCACCTGGGCCTGCGCCTGGCTAGCGCCGACCTCACCCAGGGACTCAAATTCAAGAAAGCCGACAAGCAAACCACCGTAACCGACAGCTACCAGCTGACCACTGACAAGCGCGAAAACTGCCGCTACCAGGCCAACCGGCGCGTGCTGCACTTTACGGGGGCAGCCGGAGCGCCGGAGCTTAGTGTGGTGTTTCAGGTGTCGAATGATGGGGTAGCATTTCAGTACGTACTGGAAGGACCAAGCCAGGAGGTGCAGCGCATCACGGCCGAAAGCACTACGTTTCACCTGCCGGCCGGGGCCAAGGGCTGGCTGCACCCCCATGCCAAAGCCCAAACCGGGTTTGCCAACACCCAGCCCTCGTACGAGGAGAATTACCAGCGTGGTATAGCAGCCGGCACGCCCTCTACCATCGGGCAGGGCTGGTCATTCCCGGCCTTGTTTCAAACCAATGGGCACTGGGTGCTGCTGACCGAGGCCGGTATGGGCCGCAATTACGCGGGCACCCACCTAGCCCACGAGTCGCCGGATGCGGAGTACGGCATTGCCTTTCCGCAGCCCCCCGAAAAAACCACGCCCGACGCGGCCCTACTGCCCGAAAGCCGCCTGCCGTGGAGCACACCCTGGCGCGTAGTGGTGGTCGGCAACTCGCTGGCGCCCATCGTTGAATCGACGCTGACGACGGACCTGAGCGCACCCGCCACCACGCCGGTGCTCACCGAGGCGCCCGGCAAATCGTCGTGGTCGTGGGTGCTGATGGGCGACCAAAACACCACCTACGACGTGCAGCGCCGCTTCATCGACTACGCCGCGGGCATGGGCTGGCGCTACTGCCTGGTCGATGCGCTCTGGGACAAGCAAATCGGCTACGACAAAACCCAGGAGCTGGCCCGGTACGCCCGCTCGCAAAACGTGGGCCTGCTGGTGTGGTACAACTCGAACGGCCGCTGGAACGAGGCTCCGCAAACGCCCACCAACGTGCTGTTTGAGCCCGAAAGCCGCCGCCAGGAGTTTGCCCGCATCAAGCAGATGGGCGTGGCCGGAGTGAAAATCGACTTCTTCGGGGGCGATGGGCAGTCGTTCATGAACTACTACCAGGATTTGCTCGTGGATGCCGCGCAGGCGGGCCTGCTCGTGAACTTTCACGGCGCTACCCTACCCCGGGGCTGGAACCGCACCTACCCCAACCTGATGACCATGGAAGCCGTGAAGGGCTTTGAGTTCCTGACCTTCGACCAGCGCAACACCGACCAGGAGGCCACTCACTGCGCCACGCTGCCCTTCACCCGCAACGCCGTGGGCCCGATGGACTTCACGCCCATGGCGTTTTCGGAGATACGGGGCAAAGAGCGCCGCACCAGCAACGCCTTCGAGCTGGCCTTGTCGGTGTTGTTTCAATCGGGCATACAGCATTACGCCGAGGTGCCTGAGGGCATGGCCGCGCAGCCGACCTATGTGCAGGACTTCGTGAAGAAGCTGCCGCCGCGTTGGGCCGATGTGAAGCTGCTCGACGGTTTCCCTGGCGAGTACGTGGTATTGGCCCGGCAGGCACCCGGCGGCGCCTGGTACGTGGCCGGCATCAACGCCACCGACGCACCCAAAACCATTCAGGTTAACCTCAGCAAGCTGGGTCTTCAAAGCGGCACACTCATCACCGACGGAAACACCAACCGTAGCTTCAGCACGCGGGCGGCAGGCAATACTATCAGCGTGACGCTACCCGCGCAGGGCGGCTTCGTGGTGCAGCCTTAA
- a CDS encoding glycoside hydrolase family 43 protein, with protein sequence MALLLRSFVLSAQSIELTNPIMTGFYPDPSVIKVGSDYYLVNSTFSYFPGIPVFHSKDLKNWKQIGNVISRPSQMNFLGDRMTRGLFAPAIEHHNGTFYVTCTLIDHKGNFVVTAKNPAGPWSDPIFLPEVKGIDPSLFFEGSKAYVIYNSDPPDNKPLYDGHRSIKMIELDPVKLQTVGEAKMLVNGGVDLSKKPVWIEGPHIMKRGDWYYLYAAEGGTSVNHTEVVFRSKSALGPFVPYEKNPILSQRELPKDRKDPITSAGHAQFVEGPDGKTYAIFLAVRPYEGNFYNTGRETFIVPVEWKDEWPVTVPGPNGVQYSYPAKFPEVKQKDARPQSGNFSYTLTFEKQLDPALLFMRTVDSTNFSLSKAKGLTLKLKPETIAELGNPAFIGKRQQHMYGSAETELTFAAKAENETAGLVVFQDEKHFYYLCKSVEGGKPVVQLLKSTADAKNTELLAKAPLKAAAGKVQLRINADGDTYSFRFSEDGNNYTLLKDKVDARFLSTQVAGGFIGCLYGMYGTSAGQPTTNTASFKWLKYEGHDPMYKK encoded by the coding sequence ATGGCCTTGCTGCTTCGCAGCTTCGTGCTTTCCGCACAATCGATTGAGTTGACTAATCCTATCATGACAGGCTTCTACCCTGACCCCAGCGTCATCAAGGTAGGTTCTGATTATTACCTGGTTAACTCTACTTTCTCCTATTTCCCCGGCATTCCGGTTTTTCACAGCAAAGACCTCAAAAACTGGAAGCAGATCGGCAATGTAATTAGCCGGCCTTCCCAGATGAACTTCCTGGGCGACCGGATGACGCGCGGTCTGTTTGCCCCGGCTATTGAACACCACAACGGCACATTTTACGTCACCTGCACGCTGATTGACCACAAAGGCAACTTCGTGGTGACGGCCAAAAACCCCGCTGGCCCCTGGAGCGACCCTATTTTCCTGCCGGAGGTAAAGGGCATTGATCCTTCCCTGTTCTTCGAGGGTAGCAAAGCCTACGTCATCTACAACAGCGACCCACCCGATAACAAGCCACTCTACGACGGCCACCGCTCCATCAAGATGATTGAGCTGGACCCCGTGAAGCTGCAAACCGTGGGCGAGGCCAAAATGCTGGTGAACGGTGGCGTGGACTTGAGCAAAAAGCCCGTCTGGATTGAAGGGCCGCACATTATGAAGCGCGGCGACTGGTACTACCTCTATGCAGCTGAGGGCGGCACCTCGGTGAACCACACCGAGGTAGTGTTCCGCAGCAAGTCGGCGCTGGGGCCGTTTGTACCCTACGAGAAAAACCCCATCCTCTCGCAGCGTGAGCTGCCCAAAGACCGCAAAGACCCCATTACCTCGGCAGGCCACGCGCAGTTTGTGGAAGGGCCCGATGGCAAGACCTACGCCATTTTCCTGGCTGTGCGGCCTTACGAGGGCAATTTCTATAATACCGGCCGCGAAACGTTTATCGTGCCCGTGGAGTGGAAAGACGAGTGGCCGGTTACGGTGCCGGGCCCGAACGGCGTGCAGTACTCCTACCCCGCCAAGTTCCCGGAAGTCAAGCAAAAAGATGCCCGGCCCCAAAGCGGCAACTTCAGCTACACGCTCACCTTCGAGAAGCAACTCGACCCTGCGTTGCTGTTCATGCGCACCGTGGACAGCACCAATTTCTCCTTGAGTAAAGCCAAAGGCCTTACGCTGAAGCTGAAACCCGAAACCATAGCCGAGCTCGGCAACCCGGCATTCATCGGCAAGCGGCAGCAGCACATGTACGGCAGCGCCGAAACCGAGCTGACGTTTGCCGCCAAGGCCGAAAATGAAACGGCGGGCCTGGTGGTGTTCCAGGATGAGAAGCACTTCTACTACCTCTGCAAATCGGTAGAAGGTGGCAAGCCCGTGGTGCAGCTGCTCAAGAGCACCGCCGACGCGAAGAACACCGAACTGCTGGCCAAAGCGCCCCTGAAAGCAGCAGCCGGCAAGGTGCAACTGCGCATCAATGCCGATGGCGACACCTACAGCTTCCGCTTTTCGGAGGACGGGAATAACTACACGCTGCTGAAAGACAAGGTGGATGCGCGCTTCCTGAGCACGCAGGTAGCGGGCGGCTTCATTGGCTGCCTATATGGCATGTACGGCACCTCGGCCGGGCAGCCCACTACCAATACGGCCTCCTTCAAGTGGCTGAAGTACGAAGGGCACGACCCCATGTACAAGAAATAA